In one Shinella zoogloeoides genomic region, the following are encoded:
- a CDS encoding TIGR02281 family clan AA aspartic protease encodes MFVRSLVFVVGSVVAAATFVPGLATRYLNEAGKAPDAKVETVAVQTGQGAARYTGNRSAVISADTAGHFTGLFSINGRKEEGMVDTGASMVALNVSTAQRIGIDKASLDFRYAVDTANGKARAAYIRLDRIEIGPVRIENVGAMVLEDKALSGTLIGMSFLKGLASYKVEDGRLHLTR; translated from the coding sequence ATGTTCGTCCGCAGCCTTGTGTTTGTCGTCGGTTCCGTCGTTGCCGCTGCAACCTTCGTGCCCGGCCTTGCAACCCGATACCTCAACGAGGCCGGCAAGGCACCGGACGCCAAGGTCGAGACGGTAGCCGTCCAGACCGGACAGGGTGCGGCGCGCTATACCGGCAATCGCAGCGCCGTGATCAGCGCCGATACGGCCGGCCATTTCACCGGCCTCTTTTCCATCAACGGCCGCAAGGAAGAGGGCATGGTCGATACGGGCGCCAGCATGGTCGCCCTCAATGTCTCGACGGCCCAGCGCATCGGTATCGACAAGGCCAGCCTCGATTTCCGCTATGCGGTCGATACAGCGAACGGCAAGGCGCGCGCGGCCTATATCCGCCTCGACAGGATCGAAATCGGCCCGGTGCGCATCGAGAATGTCGGCGCCATGGTGCTGGAGGACAAGGCGCTGTCCGGCACGCTGATCGGCATGAGCTTCCTGAAGGGGCTCGCCTCCTACAAGGTGGAAGACGGCCGGCTGCACCTCACGCGCTGA
- the upp gene encoding uracil phosphoribosyltransferase, which yields MDGVTVIDHPLVQHKLTIMRKKETSTGSFRRLLREISTLLCYEVTRDLELTTARIETPLEEIDAPVLEGKKLVFASILRAGNGLLEGMLELVPSARVSHIGVYRDHETLEAVEYFFKAPDSIDERLVIVVDPMLATGNSAIAAIDTLKARGATNIRFLCLLAAPEGIRSFRAHHPDVPVYTASIDRQLNEKGYIVPGLGDAGDRMYGTK from the coding sequence ATGGACGGCGTCACAGTCATCGATCACCCGCTCGTGCAGCACAAGCTGACCATCATGCGCAAGAAGGAGACGTCGACGGGCAGTTTCCGCCGCCTGCTGCGCGAAATCTCCACCCTGCTCTGCTACGAGGTCACGCGCGACCTCGAACTCACCACCGCGCGCATCGAGACGCCGCTGGAAGAGATCGATGCGCCCGTGCTCGAAGGCAAGAAGCTGGTCTTCGCCTCGATCCTGCGCGCCGGCAACGGCCTTCTCGAAGGCATGCTGGAACTGGTGCCGTCGGCCCGCGTCTCCCATATCGGCGTCTACCGCGACCACGAGACGCTGGAGGCCGTCGAATATTTCTTCAAGGCGCCCGACAGCATCGACGAACGCCTCGTCATCGTCGTCGATCCGATGCTGGCAACCGGCAATTCGGCGATCGCCGCCATCGACACGCTGAAGGCCCGCGGCGCGACGAACATCCGCTTCCTTTGCCTTCTGGCCGCCCCGGAGGGCATCAGGAGTTTCCGCGCGCATCACCCGGACGTTCCGGTCTACACTGCCTCCATCGACCGCCAGCTCAACGAGAAGGGCTATATCGTGCCCGGCCTCGGCGATGCCGGCGACCGCATGTACGGCACGAAGTAA
- a CDS encoding adenosine deaminase: MTATMPKAELHCHIEGATPPALALAQAERYGIDTSHFIRDGEYSWQDFTSFVASYDATANLFRTEEDYALLAETYLTEIAGAGAIYSELIVSPDQGDAVGIGADAYVRGLAEGAERAKAKTGIETRLLIVGIRHFGPERVVKAAEYAARRPHPLITGFNLAGEERMHRVADFSRAFDIARDAGLGITIHAGELSGAFSVRDALDHVRPARISHGVRAIEDADLVKRLADEGVVLEVCPGSNIALGVFPDFESHPLRALHAAGVRVTLNSDDPPFFHTSLAREYEIASTTMGFGDDDILGMTRTAIEAAFVDEPTRQRLLSRL; encoded by the coding sequence GTGACCGCAACCATGCCGAAGGCGGAGCTGCACTGCCATATCGAGGGCGCGACGCCCCCTGCCCTCGCGCTGGCTCAGGCCGAACGCTACGGCATCGACACGTCCCATTTCATCCGCGACGGCGAATATTCCTGGCAGGATTTCACCAGCTTCGTCGCGAGCTACGATGCGACCGCCAACCTCTTCCGCACGGAGGAGGACTATGCGCTGCTCGCCGAAACCTATCTCACCGAGATCGCCGGGGCCGGTGCCATCTATAGCGAACTGATCGTCTCGCCGGACCAGGGCGACGCCGTCGGCATCGGCGCCGACGCCTATGTCCGCGGCCTTGCCGAGGGAGCCGAACGGGCAAAAGCGAAGACCGGCATCGAGACGCGGCTTCTCATCGTCGGCATCCGCCATTTCGGCCCGGAGCGCGTGGTGAAGGCTGCGGAATATGCGGCGCGCCGGCCGCATCCGCTGATCACCGGCTTCAACCTTGCCGGCGAGGAGCGCATGCACCGCGTCGCCGATTTTTCCCGCGCCTTCGACATCGCCCGCGATGCGGGCCTCGGCATCACCATCCATGCCGGCGAACTCTCGGGCGCCTTCAGCGTGCGCGACGCGCTCGATCATGTCCGCCCCGCCCGCATCAGCCACGGCGTGCGCGCCATCGAGGATGCGGATCTCGTCAAACGCCTGGCGGACGAGGGCGTGGTGCTGGAGGTCTGCCCCGGCTCGAACATCGCGCTCGGCGTCTTCCCGGATTTCGAGAGCCACCCGTTGCGCGCCCTCCATGCGGCCGGCGTGCGTGTCACGCTCAATTCGGACGATCCGCCGTTCTTCCATACCTCGCTTGCCCGTGAATACGAGATCGCCTCGACCACCATGGGCTTCGGTGACGACGACATTCTCGGCATGACGCGCACGGCCATCGAGGCGGCGTTCGTCGACGAGCCGACGCGCCAGCGGCTGCTTTCGCGCCTTTGA
- a CDS encoding phosphopentomutase, with amino-acid sequence MARAFLFVLDSFGIGGGPDAAAFGDLGADTLGHIAEFCAAGAADRPGLRQGPLKLPNMSALGLLHAARAATGRFPQGMDVPPRVFGYHGAASEVSNGKDTPSGHWEIAGTPVTFDWGYFPSEGDAFEPELVEAICTAGNVPGILGNCHASGTDIIARHGLAHIRTGKPICYTSSDSVFQIAAHERHFGLDRLLAFCETVRKILDERPGGRIGRVIARPFTGERPETFERTGNRRDYSVLPPEPTLLDRLTEAGRTVHAVGKIGDIFAYQGISTLTKANGNMALFDATLRVMDEAKDGDLVFTNFVDFDMLYGHRRDVPGYAAALEAFDRRLPEVDRKLKAGDIVILTADHGCDPTWRGTDHTRERVPILSFGPGLRSRLIQTRTTFADIGESIARHLGVPPGPHGRSFL; translated from the coding sequence TTGGCGCGGGCCTTTCTCTTCGTTCTCGATTCCTTCGGCATCGGCGGCGGGCCGGATGCGGCCGCCTTCGGCGATCTTGGCGCCGACACGCTGGGCCATATCGCCGAGTTCTGCGCGGCGGGCGCGGCCGACCGTCCGGGGCTGCGGCAGGGCCCGCTGAAGCTTCCCAACATGTCGGCCCTCGGGCTCCTGCATGCCGCACGAGCCGCGACCGGCCGCTTTCCACAGGGCATGGACGTTCCGCCGCGCGTCTTCGGCTATCACGGCGCGGCCAGCGAAGTGTCGAACGGCAAGGACACGCCCTCGGGCCACTGGGAGATCGCCGGCACGCCCGTCACCTTCGACTGGGGCTACTTCCCGTCGGAGGGCGACGCCTTCGAGCCGGAACTCGTGGAGGCGATCTGCACAGCCGGCAACGTCCCTGGCATCCTCGGCAATTGCCATGCCTCGGGCACCGATATCATCGCCCGACACGGCCTCGCCCATATCCGAACGGGAAAGCCGATCTGCTACACCTCGTCGGATTCTGTCTTCCAGATCGCGGCGCATGAGAGGCATTTCGGCCTCGACCGGCTGCTCGCCTTCTGCGAAACCGTGCGAAAGATCCTTGACGAACGGCCGGGCGGGCGCATCGGCCGGGTCATCGCCCGGCCCTTCACCGGCGAGAGACCGGAAACCTTCGAGCGCACGGGCAATCGCCGCGACTATTCCGTGCTGCCGCCGGAACCGACCCTGCTCGACCGGCTGACCGAGGCCGGCCGAACCGTGCACGCCGTCGGCAAGATCGGCGATATCTTCGCCTATCAGGGGATAAGCACGCTCACCAAGGCGAACGGCAACATGGCGCTCTTCGATGCGACGCTGCGCGTCATGGACGAGGCCAAGGACGGCGATCTCGTCTTCACCAATTTCGTCGATTTCGACATGCTCTACGGCCATAGGCGGGATGTGCCCGGCTATGCGGCGGCGCTCGAGGCCTTCGACCGGCGCCTGCCGGAGGTGGACCGCAAGCTGAAAGCCGGCGACATCGTCATCCTGACGGCCGATCACGGCTGCGACCCCACCTGGCGCGGCACCGACCATACGCGCGAGCGCGTGCCGATCCTGAGCTTCGGCCCCGGCCTTCGCTCGCGCCTCATCCAGACCCGCACCACCTTCGCCGATATCGGCGAGAGCATCGCCCGCCATCTCGGCGTTCCGCCGGGCCCGCATGGAAGGAGTTTCCTGTGA
- a CDS encoding TadE/TadG family type IV pilus assembly protein: MLLRMRRFVEDRRGVGAIEFAIVAPLMIMTYIGAFEISVAVSMSRKVNRASSTVSDLLTRSKTTNTTTLNSMKDVTRNIIAPFPQHYYSLKMTGIAVDAAGSATVAWSLAWAREKGKNKDKDGNEMEKASTPYTKGDAVTLPKEMDAKSTFIVRTELNVPHTILLMAPGLSSELRSLPLERTSFFRQREGDGITCNGC; encoded by the coding sequence TTGCTTCTGCGGATGCGCCGCTTTGTCGAGGACCGCCGCGGGGTGGGGGCCATCGAGTTCGCCATCGTCGCGCCTTTGATGATCATGACCTATATCGGCGCCTTCGAGATTTCCGTCGCCGTTTCCATGTCGCGCAAGGTGAACCGCGCTTCCAGTACCGTCTCCGATCTCTTGACGCGCAGCAAGACGACAAACACGACGACGTTGAATTCGATGAAGGATGTTACGAGAAACATCATCGCGCCCTTCCCGCAACACTACTACTCCCTGAAGATGACCGGTATTGCCGTCGATGCGGCCGGTAGCGCGACCGTCGCCTGGTCGCTCGCCTGGGCGCGCGAGAAAGGCAAGAACAAGGACAAGGACGGCAACGAAATGGAGAAGGCGAGCACCCCCTATACCAAGGGAGACGCCGTCACGCTGCCGAAGGAGATGGACGCCAAAAGTACCTTCATCGTCCGCACGGAACTGAACGTCCCGCACACGATCCTGCTGATGGCGCCGGGCCTTTCCTCCGAACTCCGATCACTACCACTTGAAAGAACCAGCTTCTTCCGCCAGCGCGAGGGCGACGGGATCACCTGCAACGGCTGCTGA
- a CDS encoding TadE/TadG family type IV pilus assembly protein produces the protein MSLDHDAAIRRRPMKGLFGRLLARRDGATAIEFAILAIPFFTIVFASVETFVAFTGEQLLANATETMARKIRTGEINSDWKETDYRKAFCEEIKILMPCSTSELTTPNKLYLDVRHFDDYASIPAAVPLVDGDLSSTDFKFNPGGKKSINIVRAYYRWDIVTDLVRPLLSSVKSKDGTQNYLMVATAVVQNEDY, from the coding sequence ATGTCGCTCGATCATGATGCAGCCATTCGCCGGCGGCCGATGAAGGGCCTGTTCGGCCGCCTCCTTGCCCGCCGCGACGGCGCGACGGCCATCGAATTCGCGATCCTCGCCATCCCCTTCTTCACCATCGTCTTCGCTTCGGTCGAGACCTTCGTGGCCTTCACCGGCGAGCAGCTCCTGGCCAATGCGACGGAAACGATGGCGCGAAAGATCCGCACGGGCGAGATAAACTCGGATTGGAAGGAAACAGACTACCGAAAAGCGTTTTGCGAGGAAATCAAGATCCTGATGCCCTGCTCGACGTCCGAGCTCACGACGCCGAACAAGCTCTATCTCGATGTGCGCCACTTCGACGACTATGCGAGTATTCCCGCCGCCGTCCCGCTCGTCGACGGCGACCTCAGTTCGACGGATTTCAAGTTCAATCCAGGTGGCAAGAAGTCGATCAACATCGTGCGCGCCTACTATCGCTGGGATATCGTGACGGACCTCGTGCGCCCGCTACTCTCCAGCGTCAAATCGAAAGACGGCACGCAGAACTACCTGATGGTGGCGACCGCCGTCGTCCAGAACGAGGACTACTAG
- a CDS encoding pilus assembly protein N-terminal domain-containing protein, translating to MLAAAALALLSTTAGAAAEERFLRVHMDHARVLRLDRPVSKVIIGNAAVADATVADAQTIVLTGRNFGTTNLVLLDADGNAIVDERILVSIDEGNTVRVFRQTDRSVLSCTPNCEEHVTKAGNGG from the coding sequence ATGCTTGCAGCGGCCGCCCTCGCCTTGCTGTCGACGACCGCCGGCGCTGCCGCGGAAGAACGGTTCCTGCGCGTCCACATGGATCATGCCCGCGTGCTGCGGCTCGATAGGCCCGTCAGCAAGGTGATCATCGGCAATGCTGCCGTCGCCGACGCGACGGTGGCCGATGCACAGACGATCGTGCTGACCGGCCGCAATTTCGGAACGACCAACCTCGTCCTTCTCGACGCCGACGGCAACGCCATCGTCGACGAGCGCATCCTCGTGTCGATCGACGAAGGCAATACGGTGCGCGTGTTCCGGCAGACGGACCGCTCCGTGCTCTCCTGCACGCCCAATTGTGAAGAGCATGTCACCAAGGCCGGCAACGGCGGCTGA
- a CDS encoding Flp family type IVb pilin, with protein MTKIFARLLKDESGATAIEYGLIAALISVALITGATSLGGTLNNTFRNISNHMTNAQTQSGKY; from the coding sequence ATGACCAAGATTTTCGCTCGCCTTCTGAAAGACGAGTCTGGCGCAACCGCCATCGAATACGGCCTGATCGCAGCCCTGATTTCCGTCGCCCTCATCACCGGCGCAACGTCGCTCGGCGGCACGCTGAACAATACGTTCCGGAACATTTCCAATCATATGACGAATGCTCAGACACAGTCTGGCAAGTACTAA
- a CDS encoding A24 family peptidase — MTQAIIFVVFPLCLAVAACSDFLTMLIPNRVSAILLASFFVVAPLAGLGLTEIAMHLAAGLIVFSACFALFAFNIMGGGDAKLLTASAVWFGMTFSLVEFLIYVSFVGGILTMAILSLRAHTNTILASGLPVPSHLMLAKKVPYGVAIGVAAFMAYPSSPLMLAALGG, encoded by the coding sequence TTGACCCAAGCCATCATCTTCGTGGTCTTCCCGCTTTGCCTGGCGGTCGCAGCCTGCTCCGATTTCCTGACGATGCTCATTCCCAACCGGGTTTCGGCGATCCTCCTGGCCTCGTTCTTCGTCGTGGCCCCGCTTGCCGGCCTCGGCCTGACGGAAATCGCCATGCATCTTGCCGCCGGCCTGATCGTCTTCTCCGCCTGCTTTGCGCTTTTCGCCTTCAACATCATGGGTGGCGGCGATGCGAAGCTCCTGACGGCGAGCGCCGTCTGGTTCGGGATGACCTTCTCCCTTGTCGAATTCCTGATCTATGTGTCCTTCGTCGGCGGCATCCTGACCATGGCGATCCTGTCGCTGCGTGCCCACACGAACACCATCCTTGCAAGCGGCCTGCCGGTCCCAAGCCATCTCATGCTGGCGAAGAAGGTGCCCTACGGCGTCGCGATCGGCGTCGCGGCCTTCATGGCCTATCCTTCCTCGCCGCTGATGCTCGCCGCTCTCGGCGGCTGA
- the cpaB gene encoding Flp pilus assembly protein CpaB, with amino-acid sequence MKPARIIILAVAVVSAGVAGFLALQIARGGAVSVIETQTVVEREPTINVLVAKESLPVGARLNPETVAWAAWPQGSIVEGFITDQARPDAIETLNGAIARMPIFNGEPIRQEKIADSSNRIMSSLLPSGKRAVATEISVATGAGGFILPNDRVDVIMVRKGEAGAYLTETVLSNVRVLAIDQQIQENPDGSKAVVGTTATLELTPDQTKVMAVAQQMAERLSLALRSVADAQEPDTGAADYLLSGGEGRPQVQVIKTGAIVNGDTPAAAQQ; translated from the coding sequence ATGAAACCGGCGCGAATCATCATTCTGGCAGTGGCCGTCGTTTCGGCGGGCGTCGCGGGGTTCCTTGCCCTGCAGATCGCCCGCGGCGGGGCAGTCTCGGTGATCGAGACCCAGACCGTCGTGGAGCGCGAACCCACCATCAACGTGCTCGTCGCCAAGGAAAGCCTGCCGGTCGGCGCGCGGCTCAATCCCGAAACGGTGGCCTGGGCGGCCTGGCCGCAAGGCTCCATCGTCGAAGGCTTCATCACGGATCAGGCCCGGCCGGATGCGATCGAGACCCTGAATGGCGCCATCGCGCGCATGCCGATCTTCAACGGCGAGCCGATCCGCCAGGAGAAGATCGCCGATTCGTCCAATCGCATCATGTCGTCGCTCCTGCCTTCCGGCAAACGCGCCGTGGCGACGGAAATCTCGGTCGCCACCGGCGCCGGCGGCTTCATCCTGCCGAACGACCGCGTCGACGTGATCATGGTTCGCAAGGGTGAGGCCGGCGCCTATCTCACCGAGACCGTGCTGTCCAATGTGCGCGTTCTCGCCATCGACCAGCAGATCCAGGAAAACCCCGACGGTTCGAAGGCGGTGGTCGGCACCACCGCGACCCTTGAGCTCACGCCCGACCAGACCAAGGTGATGGCGGTCGCCCAGCAGATGGCCGAGCGCCTGTCGCTTGCGCTGCGCAGCGTCGCCGACGCCCAGGAGCCGGACACGGGCGCGGCCGATTACCTGCTCAGCGGCGGCGAGGGCCGACCGCAGGTTCAGGTGATCAAGACCGGTGCCATCGTCAATGGCGACACCCCTGCCGCAGCGCAGCAATGA
- a CDS encoding type II and III secretion system protein family protein produces the protein MFGIARTFRASVAGGISFCLAVSGLPAALVTGAAAEAASSSVIRIQESGPGARKAVKLGLNKALVIDLPTDAHDILVADPVKADAVTRTSRRIYLFGKEVGQTNIFVFGPNGEEIVSIDLNVERDVSGLQANLRRFIPESDIQVEIISDNIVLSGSVRTPQDATQAVSLAEIFLKGGEATTRTVVSQGNNGDAAIFGEGRQRSQVVNMLQIAGEDQVTLKVTVAEIRREVLKQLGFDNTFSRVAGASGSNLDVLTFNAASTGLTGTIAGNIGKLGIEAALSALEQAKAIRTLAEPTLTAVSGQSATFNSGGERLYSVPDGDGGVRIETYQYGISLGFTPTVLSSGRIGLRIQTKVSEPVTSTTGTEYRRRSAETVVELPSGGSIALAGLINDDVEQTMSGTPVASKVPILGALFRQKTITRNETELVIIATPYLVKPVNRNALARPDDNFNPANDAASVFLGQVNQIYGRKSALPAQRYEGSVGFIYK, from the coding sequence GTGTTTGGAATCGCAAGGACTTTTCGGGCTTCTGTCGCCGGCGGGATCAGCTTCTGCCTGGCGGTTTCGGGCCTGCCTGCCGCCCTCGTCACCGGCGCGGCCGCCGAAGCGGCCTCCTCGTCGGTCATCCGCATTCAGGAAAGCGGCCCGGGCGCCCGCAAGGCCGTCAAGCTGGGCCTCAACAAGGCGCTCGTCATAGACCTGCCGACCGATGCGCACGACATCCTCGTCGCCGATCCGGTGAAGGCCGATGCGGTCACGCGCACGTCGCGCCGCATCTATCTCTTCGGTAAGGAGGTCGGCCAGACCAACATCTTCGTCTTCGGCCCCAACGGCGAGGAGATCGTCAGCATCGACCTCAATGTCGAGCGCGACGTCAGCGGGCTGCAGGCGAACCTGCGCCGCTTCATTCCCGAATCCGACATCCAGGTCGAGATCATCTCCGACAACATCGTGCTGAGCGGTTCCGTGCGCACGCCGCAGGACGCCACCCAGGCCGTGAGCCTTGCTGAAATCTTCCTGAAGGGCGGCGAGGCGACGACCCGCACGGTCGTCTCGCAGGGCAACAATGGCGACGCGGCCATCTTCGGCGAGGGGCGCCAGCGCTCGCAGGTCGTCAACATGCTGCAGATCGCCGGCGAGGACCAGGTCACGCTGAAGGTGACGGTCGCGGAAATCCGCCGCGAAGTGCTCAAGCAGCTCGGCTTCGACAATACGTTCAGCCGCGTTGCCGGCGCCTCGGGCTCGAACCTCGATGTGCTGACCTTCAACGCCGCGTCCACCGGTCTCACCGGCACGATCGCCGGCAACATCGGCAAGCTCGGCATCGAGGCCGCGTTGAGCGCGCTCGAGCAGGCGAAAGCGATCCGCACGCTGGCCGAGCCGACGCTGACGGCCGTCTCCGGCCAGTCGGCAACGTTCAACTCCGGCGGCGAGCGGCTCTATTCCGTTCCGGATGGCGACGGCGGCGTCCGGATCGAAACCTACCAGTACGGCATTTCGCTCGGCTTCACGCCGACCGTGCTGTCCTCGGGCCGCATCGGCCTGCGCATCCAGACCAAGGTTTCCGAGCCGGTGACATCGACGACCGGAACGGAATATCGCCGTCGTTCCGCCGAAACCGTCGTCGAACTGCCCTCGGGCGGCTCGATCGCGCTGGCGGGCCTCATCAACGACGACGTGGAGCAGACCATGTCGGGCACGCCGGTCGCCTCCAAGGTGCCGATCCTCGGCGCTCTCTTCCGCCAGAAGACCATCACCCGCAACGAGACGGAACTGGTGATCATCGCCACTCCCTATCTCGTCAAGCCGGTGAACCGGAACGCGCTGGCGCGGCCGGACGACAATTTCAACCCGGCCAACGACGCGGCAAGCGTCTTCCTCGGCCAGGTGAACCAGATCTACGGCAGGAAGAGCGCACTGCCGGCCCAGCGCTACGAAGGCAGCGTCGGGTTCATCTACAAATGA
- a CDS encoding CpaD family pilus assembly protein has protein sequence MANEMHTTGKNVRARRNVTLLAMAALVALASGCANADRTTTGALPDDYRTRHPIVVGEQERTIDIPIATGATRLTQGQSEVIAGFISGYSTGSSGTFRIILPRGSRNDAATTVVGRQIRKIAARHGVPANKMIVENYSAGEPGEAAPIRLAYYAIAASTPACGQWPDDLVVNTYENKNYYNFGCATQNNLAAQIADPNDLLGPRRMTPADATQRGKALERYRDAYTELKEME, from the coding sequence ATGGCAAACGAAATGCACACCACCGGAAAGAACGTTCGCGCCCGCCGCAACGTCACGCTCCTCGCGATGGCTGCCCTCGTCGCGCTCGCCTCGGGCTGCGCCAACGCGGACCGCACGACGACCGGCGCGCTGCCGGACGATTACCGCACGCGCCATCCCATCGTCGTCGGCGAGCAGGAGCGCACGATCGACATCCCGATCGCCACGGGCGCGACGCGGCTGACGCAGGGCCAGAGCGAGGTGATCGCCGGCTTCATCTCCGGCTATTCGACCGGTTCGTCCGGCACGTTCCGCATCATCCTGCCGCGCGGCTCGCGCAACGACGCCGCGACCACGGTTGTCGGCCGGCAGATCCGCAAGATCGCCGCACGGCACGGCGTTCCCGCGAACAAGATGATCGTCGAGAATTATTCCGCCGGCGAACCGGGCGAAGCGGCGCCGATCCGCCTCGCCTACTACGCCATCGCTGCCTCCACGCCGGCCTGCGGTCAGTGGCCCGACGATCTCGTGGTCAACACCTACGAGAACAAGAACTACTACAATTTCGGCTGCGCGACGCAGAACAACCTCGCTGCCCAGATCGCCGATCCGAACGATCTTCTCGGCCCGCGCCGCATGACCCCGGCCGACGCCACCCAGCGCGGCAAGGCGCTCGAGCGCTACCGTGACGCCTATACCGAACTGAAGGAAATGGAATGA
- a CDS encoding AAA family ATPase codes for MSTVDYTFSNETAQDHADDTVRPADIEAVRPLPRISVHAFCESEAMLRTMERCGQDRRMAKVSLRISSASITAAANMFASAPTPNLLIIETSTEPRGIMEELAPLAEVCDPSTKVIVVGRYNDIPLYRDLIRNGISEYMVGPVGMAEVLNAMAAIFIDPDAEPLGRTIAFIGAKGGSGSSTIAHNCAFDISNLFQTEVILADLDLPYGTANIDFDQDPPQGISEAIYAPERLDEVFLDRLLTKCSEHLSLLAAPSMLDRAYDLERGSFQPVIEVLQRSAPVTVLDVPHAWSEWTRTLLSEVDELIITAVPDLANLRNAKNMLDALKKLRPNDKPPHLILNQVGMPKRPEIAPGDFCEPLGVEPVAIIPFDAQLFGTAANSGRMIAEMDRKSPTAETFSQVAHLVTGRATVKKPKKAGLGKMLGLIGRK; via the coding sequence ATGAGCACGGTTGACTACACGTTCAGCAACGAGACCGCGCAGGACCATGCCGACGACACGGTCCGGCCGGCGGACATCGAGGCCGTGCGCCCACTGCCGCGCATTTCCGTGCATGCCTTCTGCGAGAGCGAGGCGATGCTGCGCACCATGGAGCGCTGCGGGCAGGACCGGCGCATGGCCAAGGTCAGCCTTCGCATATCGAGCGCGAGCATCACGGCGGCCGCCAACATGTTCGCCTCCGCGCCGACACCGAACCTCCTGATCATCGAGACCTCGACCGAGCCGCGCGGCATCATGGAAGAGCTTGCCCCGCTCGCCGAGGTCTGCGATCCCTCCACCAAGGTCATCGTCGTCGGGCGCTACAACGACATTCCGCTCTACCGCGACCTCATCCGCAACGGCATTTCCGAATATATGGTCGGCCCCGTCGGCATGGCCGAGGTGCTGAACGCGATGGCGGCGATCTTCATCGATCCGGACGCCGAACCGCTCGGCCGCACCATCGCCTTCATCGGCGCCAAGGGCGGTTCGGGTTCCTCGACGATCGCGCACAATTGCGCCTTCGACATTTCCAACCTGTTCCAGACCGAGGTCATCCTCGCCGATCTCGACCTGCCTTACGGTACGGCCAATATCGACTTCGACCAGGATCCGCCGCAGGGCATTTCCGAGGCGATCTATGCGCCGGAACGGCTCGACGAGGTCTTCCTCGACCGTCTTCTGACCAAATGCTCCGAGCATCTCTCGCTGCTGGCGGCCCCCTCCATGCTCGACCGCGCCTATGATCTGGAGCGCGGCTCGTTCCAGCCGGTCATCGAAGTGCTTCAGCGCAGTGCGCCGGTGACGGTGCTCGATGTGCCGCATGCCTGGTCGGAATGGACGCGCACGCTGCTGTCCGAGGTGGACGAGCTGATCATCACGGCGGTGCCGGACCTTGCGAACCTGCGCAACGCCAAGAACATGCTCGACGCGCTGAAGAAGCTCAGGCCGAACGACAAGCCGCCGCACCTGATCCTCAACCAGGTCGGCATGCCGAAGCGTCCGGAAATCGCGCCCGGCGACTTCTGCGAACCGCTCGGCGTCGAGCCGGTCGCGATCATTCCCTTCGATGCGCAGCTCTTCGGCACGGCCGCCAACAGCGGCCGCATGATCGCCGAGATGGATCGCAAGTCGCCGACCGCCGAGACCTTCTCGCAGGTCGCCCATCTCGTGACGGGCCGCGCGACGGTGAAGAAACCCAAGAAGGCCGGGCTCGGCAAGATGCTGGGCCTCATCGGCCGCAAGTAG